The following proteins come from a genomic window of Candidatus Saccharibacteria bacterium oral taxon 488:
- a CDS encoding replication-associated recombination protein A produces the protein MDARQPLAEQMRPQTLDEVIGQSHLLGEGELLRQITRRGEPVSLILWGPPGTGKTTLARIIAREVNAEFVELSAVTSGKKDVERVIEHARQNWNLNLRTILFVDEIHRFNKAQQDAFLPHVESGLITLIGATTENPSFEVITPLLSRTRVLVLHQLTKDEIILVLKRALKVLKQTKRVSSKALDYLAELADGDARVALGNLELALSFGEKVTPEVVKAAAQRRLPGYDKKGDAHYDVISAFIKSLRGSDAVAAAYYLARMIDAGEDPKFIARRMVIFASEDIGLVGNGALSLAVATFEAVERVGLPEAKYNLFHCAIALARSQKSREITDLMNEAFALARQYPNSPVPLHLRNAATKLMKDLGCGKDYKWQAGFQHEKGFLPEDIPRPTKN, from the coding sequence ATGGACGCGCGACAACCCCTGGCGGAGCAGATGCGGCCGCAAACCCTGGATGAAGTAATCGGGCAAAGTCATTTGCTGGGCGAGGGCGAGCTGCTTCGCCAAATTACCCGGCGTGGTGAGCCGGTCAGTTTGATTTTGTGGGGACCGCCGGGGACGGGCAAGACGACGCTGGCGCGGATCATCGCCCGCGAGGTTAATGCGGAGTTTGTCGAGTTGTCAGCGGTGACTAGCGGCAAAAAAGACGTCGAACGGGTGATTGAGCACGCCAGGCAAAATTGGAATTTGAACCTCAGAACAATTTTGTTTGTTGACGAAATCCATCGCTTCAACAAGGCGCAGCAGGACGCGTTTTTGCCGCATGTCGAGAGCGGGCTGATTACTTTGATTGGTGCGACCACCGAGAATCCGAGCTTTGAGGTGATCACGCCGCTGCTCAGCCGGACGCGGGTGCTGGTGCTCCACCAACTGACCAAAGATGAAATTATACTAGTGCTGAAGCGGGCGCTTAAAGTTTTGAAACAAACCAAGCGGGTGTCCTCCAAAGCTCTAGACTATTTGGCGGAATTGGCGGACGGCGACGCGCGGGTGGCGCTGGGCAATTTGGAATTGGCATTGAGCTTTGGCGAGAAAGTCACGCCCGAGGTGGTCAAGGCGGCGGCTCAGCGGCGTTTGCCGGGCTATGACAAAAAGGGTGATGCGCATTACGACGTCATCTCAGCGTTCATCAAATCACTGCGCGGTAGCGACGCGGTGGCTGCGGCGTATTATTTAGCGCGTATGATCGACGCCGGCGAAGATCCGAAGTTCATTGCTCGGCGGATGGTTATCTTTGCCTCAGAAGACATTGGGCTGGTTGGCAATGGTGCACTGAGTCTGGCGGTCGCCACCTTTGAGGCGGTGGAGCGTGTCGGGCTCCCGGAAGCCAAATACAATCTATTCCACTGCGCCATCGCTCTGGCGCGCAGTCAAAAGTCGCGTGAGATTACTGATCTGATGAATGAGGCCTTCGCTCTGGCGCGTCAATATCCCAACTCGCCCGTACCGCTGCACCTTCGCAACGCCGCCACCAAGCTAATGAAGGATCTAGGCTGCGGCAAAGATTACAAATGGCAGGCTGGTTTTCAGCACGAAAAGGGATTTCTCCCAGAAGACATTCCGCGTCCGACCAAGAATTAG